A stretch of the Halictus rubicundus isolate RS-2024b chromosome 16, iyHalRubi1_principal, whole genome shotgun sequence genome encodes the following:
- the LOC143361921 gene encoding uncharacterized protein LOC143361921 codes for MDRRVLKKSVSRKPYNKLSARQKRNIRREITSNLRKFSRDNKLQSPPNLDNLQNIPSTSSLSVPVSNNSNESLLNIPTTSSFTHDSSSTFSCDDVVWESAGTVSEVSFRDGLASCFVDNNLTHTQGNNILSLLRTHSCFSSLPKDIRTLISIPCTSVVTSVVEPGEYVHFDVELEIVKQLSQCSPIIPGELQLYFHVDGCSLDSSNTIQIWPI; via the coding sequence atggatcgtagagttttgaagaagtcggtttcgcgaaaaccgtataataaattaagcgctaggcagaaacgaaatattcggcgcgaaataacctcaaatttgaggaagttttcacgtgacaataaattacaaagtccccctaatcttgataatctgcagaacattcccagcacgtcttctttatccgtgcctgtcagtaataatagtaatgaaagtcttcttaatattcccaccacatcttcattcacgcatgattcgtcttctaccttttcatgcgatgatgtggtttgggaatctgctggtactgtttcagaagtatcatttcgtgatggtttagcatcttgctttgtggacaataatttaacgcacactcaggggaacaacatcttatctcttctacgtacccattcgtgtttttctagtttgccgaaagatataagaacgctcattagtataccatgtaccagtgtcgtcacctctgtggtagaaccaggagagtatgttcattttgatgtagagttggaaatagttaaacagttatctcaatgttctccaataattcctggagagttgcaattatattttcatgtggatggatgtagtttagatagttccaatacaattcaaatttggcctatttaa